In Entelurus aequoreus isolate RoL-2023_Sb linkage group LG02, RoL_Eaeq_v1.1, whole genome shotgun sequence, one genomic interval encodes:
- the LOC133638726 gene encoding DNA-directed RNA polymerases I, II, and III subunit RPABC5: MIIPVRCFTCGKIVGNKWEMYLGLLQAEYTEGDALDALGLKRYCCRRMLLSHVDLIEKLLNYAPLEK; the protein is encoded by the exons ATGATCATCCCAGTCCGGTGCTTCACCTGTGGAAAGATCGTGGGTAACAAGTGGGAGATGTACCTTGGTCTGCTCCAGGCTGAGTACACAGAAGG TGATGCTCTAGATGCCCTGGGCTTGAAGAGATACTGCTGTCGAAGGATGCTCCTCTCTCATGTGGATCTTATTGAGAAGTTGTTGAATTATGCTCCCCTGGAAAAGTAA